A section of the Luteolibacter flavescens genome encodes:
- the ndk gene encoding nucleoside-diphosphate kinase, which yields MALETTLILFKPDAVSKGLVGTVLARFEKEGFTIRGIKKLFLTDELLADHYSHIADKPFFPSVRGFMQETPVIALALEGDDVIAKVRDLLGPTDSKAAAPGTIRGDFGDKEGDAKMRNVCHASDSPEAAADEIKRFFKEGEVF from the coding sequence ATGGCCCTTGAGACCACCCTCATTCTGTTCAAGCCCGATGCCGTGTCCAAAGGCCTCGTGGGAACCGTCCTCGCCCGCTTTGAAAAGGAAGGCTTCACCATCCGCGGCATCAAGAAGCTCTTCCTGACCGACGAGCTGCTCGCCGACCACTACTCGCACATCGCGGACAAGCCCTTCTTCCCGTCCGTCCGCGGCTTCATGCAGGAGACCCCGGTCATCGCGCTCGCGCTGGAAGGCGACGACGTGATCGCCAAGGTCCGCGACCTGCTCGGCCCCACCGACTCGAAGGCTGCCGCTCCCGGCACTATCCGCGGTGACTTCGGCGACAAGGAAGGCGACGCGAAGATGCGCAATGTCTGCCACGCCTCCGACTCCCCGGAAGCCGCAGCCGACGAGATCAAGCGCTTCTTCAAGGAAGGCGAAGTCTTCTGA
- a CDS encoding class I SAM-dependent methyltransferase, whose product MNTHERPTARAHREIAAVLREGDAAVDATAGNGHDTVFLAKLVGAAGKVIAFDVQEQAIASTRERLAAEELLDRVELVHGSHGRIADHAAAGSVGAVMFNLGYLPGADHAVITRTDETLQALEGALGLLRPGGILTVVCYPGHAGGDEESAAVVAWAEKRSAEIFRRLDTLKPAPFLVVVRA is encoded by the coding sequence ATGAACACCCACGAACGCCCCACTGCACGCGCGCATCGCGAGATCGCGGCGGTCCTGCGCGAGGGCGATGCGGCAGTGGATGCAACGGCGGGGAACGGTCACGACACGGTCTTCCTGGCGAAGCTCGTCGGGGCGGCGGGAAAGGTGATCGCGTTCGACGTGCAGGAGCAGGCGATCGCTTCGACGCGGGAGCGACTGGCGGCGGAGGAGCTGTTAGATCGCGTGGAGTTGGTCCACGGATCTCATGGCCGCATCGCCGACCATGCGGCGGCGGGCAGCGTGGGAGCGGTGATGTTCAATCTCGGCTACCTGCCTGGCGCGGATCACGCGGTGATCACGCGGACGGATGAGACCCTGCAGGCGCTGGAGGGCGCGCTGGGGCTCCTGAGGCCGGGCGGCATCCTGACGGTGGTATGCTATCCCGGGCATGCGGGTGGGGATGAAGAGAGCGCCGCGGTCGTGGCGTGGGCGGAGAAACGCAGCGCGGAGATTTTCCGGCGGTTGGACACGCTGAAGCCGGCACCGTTTCTGGTCGTGGTGCGGGCGTGA
- a CDS encoding CopG family transcriptional regulator, with the protein MSQTVTIRLSDELAEWLEESAARSGVSQAEVIRDQLEKARAGAAQKPFMRLAGSLDGEPDLSQRKGFTRPSQG; encoded by the coding sequence ATGAGTCAGACAGTCACGATCCGTCTTTCCGACGAACTGGCCGAGTGGCTGGAAGAATCCGCCGCTCGCTCCGGGGTATCGCAGGCGGAGGTCATCCGGGACCAGCTTGAGAAAGCCCGGGCAGGTGCCGCGCAAAAGCCCTTCATGCGCCTTGCCGGATCATTGGACGGGGAGCCGGACCTGTCGCAGCGCAAGGGATTCACGCGGCCGTCTCAGGGATGA
- a CDS encoding type II toxin-antitoxin system VapC family toxin codes for MKGIADTGLLVAFANRSDAYHSWAVGIAEQVTEPLLTCEAVLAETAFHLRSVSITLEMIADGLITLAFDCGSNLQRLEELAKSYSDLRPDLADLCLIRMSELYPRHSVITVDRTDFSIYRRNTREAIPLICPPEQ; via the coding sequence ATGAAGGGCATCGCGGACACCGGCTTGCTCGTTGCGTTCGCGAACAGGAGTGACGCCTATCATTCGTGGGCGGTCGGCATTGCCGAGCAGGTGACCGAGCCTTTGCTGACATGCGAGGCCGTGCTGGCCGAGACGGCATTTCACCTGCGTAGCGTTTCCATCACCTTGGAGATGATTGCGGACGGCCTCATCACGTTGGCCTTCGACTGCGGGAGCAATCTACAGAGGCTGGAGGAACTGGCGAAAAGCTATTCAGATCTCCGTCCGGATCTTGCCGATCTCTGTCTCATCCGGATGAGCGAACTCTACCCGCGGCATTCAGTGATCACGGTCGATCGCACGGATTTCAGCATCTACCGGCGGAATACGAGGGAAGCGATTCCGCTCATTTGCCCGCCGGAGCAGTGA